In one window of Thermodesulfobacteriota bacterium DNA:
- a CDS encoding deoxyhypusine synthase family protein, with protein MKKGAVSRFIEEHYLHFNAAALLDAAKAYEAHMDKGGKMMVTLAGAMSTAELGKSLAEMIRRDKVSIISCTGANLEEDVFNLVAHDHYRRVPGYRDLSPADEWELLEKGFNRVTDTCIPEDEAIRRIESHIFDLWKAANDKGESRLPHEFFYELIKSGVLKQYYQIDEKDSWLVAAAEKGLPIIVPGWEDSTLGNIFASYCITGELKATTVKSGIGYMVALADWYGKNGSGQGVGFFQIGGGIAGDFPICVVPMMRQDLKMKDISFWTYFCQISDSTTSYGSYSGAVPNEKITWGKLSIDTPRFVIESDATIVAPLIFAWVLGW; from the coding sequence ATGAAGAAAGGGGCCGTATCCAGGTTTATCGAGGAGCACTACCTGCACTTCAACGCGGCCGCGCTCCTTGACGCGGCAAAGGCCTACGAGGCCCACATGGACAAGGGCGGCAAGATGATGGTCACCCTTGCGGGCGCGATGAGCACGGCGGAGCTCGGGAAATCCCTTGCCGAGATGATCCGCAGGGACAAGGTGAGCATAATCTCCTGCACGGGCGCGAACCTCGAGGAGGACGTCTTCAACCTCGTGGCGCACGACCACTACAGGCGCGTGCCCGGCTACAGGGACCTTTCCCCCGCGGACGAATGGGAACTCCTTGAGAAGGGCTTCAACAGGGTCACCGACACATGCATACCCGAGGACGAGGCCATAAGGAGGATCGAGTCCCACATATTCGACCTCTGGAAGGCCGCGAACGACAAGGGCGAGAGCCGTCTTCCGCACGAGTTCTTCTACGAGCTCATAAAAAGCGGCGTCTTGAAGCAGTACTACCAGATAGACGAGAAGGACAGCTGGCTTGTCGCGGCCGCCGAAAAGGGCCTCCCCATAATAGTCCCCGGGTGGGAGGATTCGACACTCGGGAACATCTTCGCCTCGTACTGCATAACCGGGGAGCTCAAGGCCACGACGGTCAAGTCCGGAATAGGGTACATGGTGGCGCTCGCCGACTGGTACGGCAAGAACGGCTCCGGCCAGGGCGTGGGCTTTTTCCAGATAGGCGGCGGCATAGCCGGGGACTTCCCCATATGCGTCGTCCCCATGATGAGGCAGGACCTCAAGATGAAGGACATTTCCTTCTGGACCTACTTCTGCCAGATATCCGATTCGACCACGAGCTACGGCTCGTACTCCGGGGCCGTGCCCAACGAGAAGATAACCTGGGGCAAGCTCTCAATCGACACCCCGAGGTTCGTGATCGAATCCGACGCGACCATAGTGGCCCCCCTGATATTCGCGTGGGTCCTCGGGTGGTAG
- the lptE gene encoding LPS assembly lipoprotein LptE has protein sequence MRPLFAFLLSLLVLSGCGYHLTGKAGDMPGGVESLSIPVFTNVTLKPDIESSVTTAFVNEFLTTVSIAEDAPFIMEGAITSYNIAPVSFSRSDVVQEYRLTVVMDLRIQRRATGEVVWQASGVADFEDFTVNTASPSETRDREEAALVKLARDTARLIKERMLVRF, from the coding sequence ATGAGGCCCCTTTTCGCGTTTCTCCTCTCCCTTCTCGTCCTTTCCGGCTGCGGCTACCACCTGACCGGCAAGGCCGGTGATATGCCCGGCGGCGTCGAGAGCCTCTCGATCCCGGTCTTCACCAATGTCACCCTGAAGCCGGATATCGAATCGAGCGTGACCACCGCGTTCGTAAACGAGTTCCTTACCACCGTGAGCATCGCCGAAGACGCCCCGTTCATAATGGAAGGGGCCATAACCTCGTACAACATCGCGCCTGTGTCATTCTCAAGGAGCGACGTGGTGCAGGAATACAGGCTTACCGTCGTAATGGACCTCCGCATCCAGAGGAGGGCCACCGGGGAGGTCGTCTGGCAGGCGAGCGGGGTCGCGGACTTCGAGGACTTTACCGTAAACACGGCCAGCCCGTCGGAGACCAGGGACAGGGAGGAAGCGGCCCTGGTGAAATTGGCCAGGGACACGGCAAGGCTGATAAAAGAACGCATGCTGGTGAGGTTCTGA
- the holA gene encoding DNA polymerase III subunit delta: MPLKPVYYIYGTDGYLVEESLAKIRKEALSGPFASMNFHAFEGKGLDAGELVSTASTLPAFAEWRLVVVKGAEAIKAAEEKRLASYVANPSPSTCLVFMSNAAKLEKGSELVKALEEKGYLKACNRLRDAELLKWIRDESSRQGKSTSGEAARRLLEIAGNSLRDVKGELDKIILFIGDKPAIDEKDIEESGLECGEESVFGLSDAIGRKDLKEAMKAYRRLSDEEPIKVLGAVARQMRTLLRVKALLRKGTPAARIASVAGLFPRHAEDYVKRSRLFGEPELKAAILKLLAADTDLKSGRAPSATVLPRLIMELCGKAPGIVAR; encoded by the coding sequence GTGCCTTTAAAGCCAGTCTACTACATCTACGGCACCGACGGCTACCTTGTCGAGGAAAGCCTCGCCAAGATACGAAAAGAGGCACTTTCAGGCCCATTCGCCTCCATGAACTTCCATGCCTTCGAAGGCAAGGGGCTGGATGCCGGAGAGCTTGTCTCGACGGCCTCGACCCTTCCGGCCTTTGCCGAGTGGAGGCTTGTCGTCGTGAAGGGGGCCGAAGCCATCAAGGCGGCCGAGGAAAAGAGGCTCGCCTCTTACGTGGCAAACCCCTCGCCCTCGACCTGCCTCGTTTTCATGTCGAACGCCGCAAAGCTTGAGAAGGGCTCGGAACTCGTAAAGGCGCTCGAGGAGAAAGGGTATCTAAAGGCTTGCAACCGCCTCCGCGATGCCGAGCTCCTGAAATGGATACGGGACGAATCATCGAGGCAGGGAAAGTCAACAAGCGGCGAGGCAGCCAGGAGGCTCCTTGAGATCGCAGGGAACAGCCTCCGTGACGTAAAAGGCGAGCTCGACAAGATAATACTTTTCATAGGCGACAAGCCAGCCATAGACGAAAAGGACATAGAGGAGTCGGGCCTTGAGTGCGGGGAGGAGTCTGTTTTCGGCCTTTCCGACGCGATCGGCAGGAAGGACCTTAAGGAGGCCATGAAGGCCTACCGGAGGCTCTCGGACGAGGAGCCGATAAAGGTGCTCGGCGCGGTGGCGCGGCAGATGAGGACGCTCCTCAGGGTAAAGGCGCTCTTGCGTAAGGGCACGCCGGCGGCGAGGATAGCCTCGGTTGCCGGGCTTTTCCCCAGGCATGCCGAGGACTATGTGAAGAGGAGCAGGCTCTTTGGCGAGCCGGAGCTGAAGGCGGCGATCCTCAAGCTCCTTGCCGCGGATACCGACCTTAAGTCCGGCAGGGCCCCGTCTGCCACGGTGCTCCCGAGGCTCATAATGGAGCTTTGCGGGAAGGCGCCGGGTATCGTCGCGCGATAG
- a CDS encoding peptide chain release factor 3 → MSRNLQKEIERRRTFGIISHPDAGKTTLTEKLLLYGGAIQLAGAVKARKASRHATSDWMAIERERGISVTTSVMKFNYRDFEVNLLDTPGHQDFSEDTYRVLTAVDSALMVIDSAKGVETQTEKLMGVCRMRNTPVMTFINKLDREGMNPLDILAQIEDKLQIECAPLSWPIGSGKAFRGVYSLYRKELQLFTPGEETRSSSGIVITDIGDKRLDELLGGQAGELRHDIELLEGAANPFDVDDYLKGSQSPVFFGSAINNFGVRELLDAFVELAPPPGPRAAVERVVNPHEEAFTGFAFKIQANMDPAHRDRIAFMRICSGRFRRGMRVVHHRTGKELILSNATIFMAQDRTNVEEAYAGDIIGIHNHGTIMIGDTFTEKEPLKFTGIPSFAPEHFRRVILKNPMKVKQLQKGLEQLTEEGAVQVFRPVAGNDYILGAVGALQFDVTMARLRDEYGVDAAYEPIEAQRARWIEGERKKLDEFEKKNSMRLARDTEGNLAYLAPSEWQLNYTIEQWPDITFHRTREHN, encoded by the coding sequence ATGTCCAGGAACCTTCAAAAGGAAATCGAGAGGCGGAGGACCTTCGGCATAATAAGCCACCCCGACGCCGGGAAGACCACGCTTACCGAGAAGCTCCTCCTCTACGGCGGCGCGATACAGCTTGCCGGGGCCGTGAAGGCCAGGAAGGCCTCTCGCCACGCGACAAGCGACTGGATGGCCATCGAGAGGGAGAGGGGCATCTCCGTCACCACCTCGGTCATGAAGTTCAATTACAGGGACTTCGAGGTGAACCTTCTCGACACACCCGGACACCAGGACTTCTCCGAGGACACCTACAGGGTGCTTACCGCGGTCGACAGCGCACTCATGGTCATAGACTCGGCCAAGGGCGTCGAGACGCAGACCGAGAAGCTAATGGGCGTGTGCCGCATGAGGAACACGCCCGTCATGACCTTCATAAACAAGCTCGACAGGGAGGGGATGAACCCCCTGGACATACTCGCCCAGATAGAGGACAAGCTCCAGATCGAGTGCGCGCCGCTATCCTGGCCCATAGGCTCCGGCAAGGCGTTCAGGGGCGTGTACAGCCTCTACAGGAAGGAGCTTCAGCTCTTTACCCCGGGCGAGGAGACGAGGTCTTCCTCCGGGATAGTGATCACCGATATCGGAGATAAGCGCCTTGACGAGCTTCTGGGCGGGCAGGCAGGGGAGCTCAGGCACGATATAGAGCTGCTCGAAGGCGCGGCAAACCCGTTCGACGTTGACGACTACCTGAAGGGGAGCCAGTCGCCGGTCTTTTTCGGGAGCGCCATAAACAACTTCGGAGTCCGGGAGCTCCTCGACGCGTTCGTCGAGCTTGCGCCCCCGCCCGGGCCGCGGGCGGCGGTCGAGAGGGTCGTTAATCCCCACGAGGAGGCCTTCACGGGTTTCGCATTCAAGATACAGGCGAACATGGACCCGGCGCACAGGGACAGGATAGCGTTCATGAGGATCTGTTCCGGGAGGTTCCGGAGGGGCATGAGGGTGGTGCACCACAGGACCGGCAAGGAGCTCATCCTTTCGAACGCGACCATATTCATGGCCCAGGACAGGACCAACGTCGAAGAGGCCTACGCGGGCGACATAATAGGCATCCACAACCACGGCACCATAATGATAGGGGACACCTTTACCGAAAAGGAGCCCCTTAAGTTCACCGGCATCCCGAGTTTTGCGCCCGAGCACTTCAGGCGGGTGATACTCAAGAACCCCATGAAGGTAAAGCAGCTCCAGAAGGGGCTTGAGCAGCTTACCGAAGAGGGCGCTGTCCAGGTCTTCAGGCCGGTTGCCGGGAACGACTACATACTCGGCGCGGTCGGGGCGCTCCAGTTCGACGTGACTATGGCGAGGCTCAGGGACGAGTACGGCGTTGACGCGGCCTATGAGCCGATCGAGGCGCAGCGCGCCAGGTGGATAGAGGGGGAGAGAAAGAAGCTCGATGAGTTCGAGAAGAAGAACTCGATGAGGCTTGCGAGGGATACCGAAGGCAACCTCGCCTACCTCGCTCCGAGCGAGTGGCAGCTCAATTACACTATCGAGCAGTGGCCGGATATAACATTTCACAGGACGAGGGAGCACAATTGA
- a CDS encoding NAD(P)/FAD-dependent oxidoreductase, with product MTQKTAVIIGAGPAGLTAAFELLEKTDVKPVIFEQTADIGGISKTVNYKGNRIDIGGHRFFSKSDRVVEWWLKVLPLQTSPAKDDSPENASFLTGGSQRFSAPPGSRNSDPEKTDRVMLARKRLSRILFMRKFFDYPISANMKTLRNLGAFRTAKILVSYFRARLAPVEEKSLEDFFINRFGKELYATFFRDYTEKVWGVPCSEIDPSWGAQRIKGLSVTKALFHAARGMVSDRSLEQKDVETSLIERFMYPKLGPGQMWEEAARMIRKRGGEVHLNHRVAGLKATSGRIYEAVVIDESTGEEKTVLGDYFISSMPVKDLIAAMGHDAPREVREVAGSLAYRDFMTVGLLLKKLLVSPKDAPNGIIPDNWIYVQENDVKLGRIQIFNNWSPYMVMDGGAVWIGLEYFCNEGDELWRKSDDEFATFAGEELEKLGMIVREDILDSTVIRMPKAYPCYFGSYERFEVVRKFTDTIENLFLIGRNGMHRYNNQDHSMLTAMVAAENIKNGISTKENIWSVNAEEEYHESK from the coding sequence ATGACACAGAAGACCGCCGTTATAATAGGTGCCGGGCCTGCCGGCCTTACCGCGGCCTTCGAGCTGCTTGAAAAAACGGACGTAAAGCCCGTCATTTTCGAGCAGACCGCCGACATAGGCGGGATTTCGAAAACGGTCAATTACAAGGGAAACAGGATAGACATCGGCGGCCACCGGTTCTTTTCCAAGTCCGACAGGGTGGTCGAGTGGTGGCTCAAGGTACTTCCTCTTCAAACCTCCCCTGCAAAAGACGATTCTCCTGAAAACGCGAGTTTTCTGACCGGCGGCTCTCAGCGGTTTTCCGCTCCACCAGGCAGCAGAAACTCCGACCCCGAAAAGACCGACCGGGTAATGCTCGCAAGAAAGCGGCTCTCCCGCATCCTATTCATGCGGAAATTTTTTGATTACCCGATATCCGCGAACATGAAAACGCTGCGGAACCTCGGGGCCTTTCGCACGGCAAAAATTCTTGTGAGCTACTTCCGGGCCAGGCTCGCGCCGGTCGAGGAGAAGTCCCTTGAGGACTTCTTCATAAACCGGTTCGGGAAAGAGCTTTACGCGACTTTCTTCAGGGATTATACGGAGAAGGTCTGGGGCGTGCCGTGCAGCGAGATAGACCCGAGCTGGGGCGCCCAGAGGATCAAGGGGCTCTCAGTGACGAAGGCGCTGTTTCACGCGGCAAGGGGCATGGTCTCCGACCGCTCCCTTGAGCAGAAGGACGTAGAGACGAGCCTGATCGAAAGGTTCATGTACCCCAAATTGGGCCCCGGCCAGATGTGGGAAGAAGCGGCGCGCATGATAAGGAAGCGGGGCGGCGAGGTGCACCTGAACCACCGCGTAGCCGGGCTGAAGGCAACCAGCGGGAGGATATACGAGGCCGTTGTTATCGACGAATCGACCGGCGAAGAAAAGACGGTCTTGGGAGATTACTTCATATCGTCGATGCCCGTAAAGGACCTGATAGCCGCAATGGGACACGACGCGCCCCGGGAAGTTCGGGAAGTTGCCGGGAGCCTTGCCTACCGGGACTTCATGACAGTCGGGCTCCTCCTCAAAAAGCTCCTGGTCAGCCCGAAAGACGCCCCCAACGGCATTATTCCCGACAACTGGATTTACGTCCAGGAAAATGACGTAAAGCTCGGGAGGATCCAGATATTCAACAACTGGAGCCCGTATATGGTGATGGACGGCGGCGCCGTCTGGATCGGCCTTGAATACTTCTGCAACGAGGGAGACGAACTGTGGCGGAAGTCCGACGATGAATTTGCCACGTTCGCGGGAGAAGAGCTGGAAAAGCTGGGCATGATAGTCAGGGAGGATATCCTTGACAGCACCGTCATACGCATGCCGAAGGCCTACCCCTGCTACTTCGGCTCCTACGAGCGGTTCGAGGTCGTAAGGAAATTCACCGACACCATTGAAAACCTGTTCCTTATCGGGCGTAACGGCATGCACAGGTACAACAACCAGGACCACTCGATGCTCACGGCCATGGTCGCGGCAGAGAACATAAAGAACGGGATCAGCACGAAAGAAAACATCTGGTCTGTAAACGCGGAAGAGGAATACCATGAGTCCAAATAG